The DNA window GCGACACGCACGCCCGCTTGAACGGTGGCGGCCAGCAAGCTGGGGGAAATGCTCGAGGCCGCAGCGGCCGTCGACGAACTGCGAACGATCAGTGAGAGCACCACCGCCAGGGAGACGCCGCGGAGCAGTAACTTGCGCCGCAGCAACTGCCGTCCCCGCTCCAGCCGCCCCTTCAAGGCGCCAATCGACCAGCCCAACTGCTCGGCCGCTTCGTCGCGGGATTTCCCTTCCAGGCAACAGAGGAACAGCGGCAACCGGTATTTTTCCGGCAGGGCGTTCAGCTCCTGGTCGAGCACGGCCTGCTCGTGTTCCTGGGAAATCTGCGATAAAGAATCGGCGATCATAGGGTCCGTCTCAAGCGACGTTTCAGGGCGACGCGAGCGTTTGGCTCGTGCTCGAAGGGCGATGCGAAAAGCCGTTTTGTAAAGCCAGGCGCCTAGCGAATTCTCCCGGCGAACGGAGCCGGCCTTGCGGGCCAGCACCAGAAACGTCGCCTGGAAGGCGTCTTCCGCGTCGTGCTCTTTTCCCAGCACCCGGCGGCAAACCGCCATGACCAGCGGGCCATGACGTACGACCAGTTCCGCAAAGGCATTTTCCTCCTGGCGCTGGGCGAACCGGTCAAGCAGATCACGATCCGACGTCGCCGTCGGCGCAGGGCCGGCAACGACAGAGGATTCAATGCGATCTTTGACAGACGGATTCATGCAACGCTCACCTTCGTTCTTCCCAGATAGAGCCCGGCCGTTCTCCCACGGCACGGAGAATTTTTAATTTAGACCAAAACGCTTGAAAAAGCGCGAAAAGACTTTGGGACGACGCCGGTATCGATCAAAAAAAACGCGACAGAAACCGAAGTCTCTGTCGCGTTTTCTCAAGTTTCATGGGCCGGCTATGCGAAGCAGGTCTGCCTCGCAAATCGCCTGCATTTACTAGCCATCGCTACGGCCAAAGACGGAGTGGAATCCGCCGCTGCTGCGCAGGTCATTGGCGTTGTAAATGTACTGCGCGTCGAGCGCCTTGCTGACCACCGAGGCCGCTTCTTCCAGATGGGCCCGCGTGTAAGGATCGAGCTTGTCGCCCGAGTCTTTCAGCGATTTCTGGATGCGTGCGCCCAGGCGTCGCAGTTCGGCGACCGACAGGGTCGAAATGGGCTTGTAGGCCGCCTGTGAACCGGCGCCTGGCATGGCCAGGTCGATCAGTCGTTTCAGGTGTTCCCGCTGCAGGTTCCGTCGCAGGCTGGAGGTCATCGGAGCACGAGCGGTGTACTTGTGATCCAGTTTCTGATCCAGCTCCGACCAGATTTCCTTGCTCACGCGGTCGAGCAGTTCCGGCAGGGTCAACGCGTCTTCGTCGGCCGGGGTGCGGAACTCGTTGTCGTACACCCGCTGCAGGGTCGTCGGTTTCAGGATCATCGTCAGCGTCGAGGACTGCACCCCCATGATGCTGTCATGCACCGGGTAGGTGGAATCCTTGATGGCGTTGCTGAACTCGTCCAGCCATTTGTCGTTCGTCATCCAGCGGAGCAGTTCCGGCGTCAGGCCGAATGCTTCGTCGTGGAAGGAGTTCTTCATGACGAATTCCAGCGCCGCCCGCTGCTTGGCGTAATCGACCACTTCCAGCGGAGCGCGGCCGTTGGTATCACCCTTTTTATCGCGATACACATGCACGCCGCCGACCCAGTTGGCCATCATACTTAGAGCACGAACCTGCAGAGCCAGCGTCAGGCCGTAACCGCGGCGAACGCGGGACCAGCTTTCGCCGTCTTTGACAAACCCCTTCAGCAGGCGGCCGCGGTGATGTTCGGCCAGGTCGACCTGCTCCTTGGCGTAAGCCAGCGGATCGGAGCCAAAATCATAACGGCGAGCCAGCGGGTCAGGGCCGTAAGCGTCTTCATCGGTGGCGTACACCAGATTGGGATCGGCGACGCGATCGAGAATCGGCTTGAGATCGGTTTCCGACGTGTAGCCGTACTCGATCGCCCATTCGTCATAGGGGCCGATGCCGGTCATGGCGTAGTCGCCCTGCTCGGCGCCCGACTTGTAACGGATGTTGACCGGGGTGTAGTCCATGACGGAGCCGGCCAGCGGCTTCTTCCCTTTGACGGCGTCGCTGTTGATCTCTTCGACCGAGTAGATCGAGGAGGCCTTGAAGTTATGCCGCAGGCCCAGGGTATGGCCCACTTCGTGCGCGACCAGATGGGCCAGCAACGGGCCGATGAATTCTTCCGGCATGCCGTCGATCATGCTTTTCGGGTCTTCTTTGTCCTTCTCTTTTTCGTCCTTGGCGTCTTCTTTTTCGGCTTCTTCCTTATCCATGGCCAGCGTCATGGTCATGTGCATCAGGGCCATGTCGAAGGCTTTCCCTTGCGCGGCCAGGCACATGCCGTTGGTCTGGCTGGTGCGTCCCACCAGGCCGTCGAAGTCATGGCTGCCCATCAGTTTGGAGTCGGCCTGGGCGAACGGGTGCCCGGCGTACGGCTGGGCGGATTTCATCCGAATGCCGCTGCGCAGATGCTCCACCTGCGAAGGACTGGCCATGCGCAGCCGCGGGTCCCAGTCGGGATGATCGGCCAGCCAGGCCAGCGTATCGGGGCCGTAACCTTCCATCGCCAGCTGCGGCATCAGGTCTTCAAACTGGAACCGATAGTGGCGAATCCAGCCGTCGGTCAGAATAATGTCGGCGTCCAGGATCTGGCCCGTTTTCGGGTTCACCCGGCTCGGCCCGATCGCCGTGCCCTGGTCATTGTTGAGCCAGCGGACGAAGTTAAAGCGGACGTCTTCCGGATCCTTGTCCATGTGCGCGCCGCTAGCGGCGTCCTGGTAGTGGACCTCGATGGCGTCGCTGATGCCGACCTTCTCAAACGCACGGTTCCAGGACAAAACGCCCTCGCGGACCCAGCGGCGGTAGCGGATCGGCGTCGTGTGTTCGATGTAGAACACCAGCGGTTCTTTGGGCGGGCTCAGTCGCAGTTTGGGATCGGCCTTCTGCAGATTCCAGCGATTGATGAACCGCACGCGGGTCTCGTGATCGGCATACTTGCCCAGGTCCGAAAAACTGGTGATGAAGTAACCAACGCGTTCATCCGCCAGACGCGGCTTGAAGGTCGGGTCTTCCGTGATCAGGCTGATCGAATAGTGCAGCGTGCGCAGCTTGCCGCTCGTATCGGGCATTTCAAACGCCAGCTCCACGTTGCCCGGAAAGGCTTTCGCTTCGGCGATCGAATAGATCTGCGGCAGCGCCTTGTTGAACGCCGAGCTGCCGAAAAAGACGGTCGATTTCTGCACCAGCAGGTAATCCATGTCAATGATCGGGCCGCCGCCGGGTCCGATCGAAATGATCGGCAGGTCCAGCAACACTTGGCCAGTAAACAGGCGGTCGACCGAAGCTTTTGATTCGTTGTCGCCGCTGCTCCGGGTGTCCAGGTCCGGGGCGATCAGCGCCAGACGGTCGTCATATTTGCGCCAGTAAACGTACACGTCGCCTGACTGCAGGCCCGCATACTGGTCGCCGCCGGCCAGCGTCAGCGCGATAAAGTATTTCTGGGAGGCGAAGGTTTTGGGCAACTCCGCCAGCATCTGGTTATCTTTTTTACGGACCCAGATGGTAAAGAGGCTTTTCTTGCCATCGACGGTCGAGACGACTTCTTCAAAGTCCTTCAACACGTCGGCGTGAGCCGGCAAAGCGGCCTGCGCTTGACGACCGACAAAAGCCGTCGCAAAAAGCAGGGCGAGGAAAACACAGCGCCGCAGCAGCGTACCAGCAAACATGGGGCAACCTCCGATGGTCTGTCGCAAGGGGAACTCGAAGTATCCCTCGTTGAATGGCGCAGCATGAACCGAACACGACAGAGGGCTAGATACCCTACATTGACGGACGGTCCGATGAGCGAAAAACGGGGCGGGATTCAAAAAGACAGGCGTGATTTGTGGCGAATGGTAGGGATTGGGATAAGTAAACAGCCGTCTCCATTGTTCGTGCCGTAGCCATCCGGTCAAGTTCAAAATTTTTCCAGACGACGCAGAGCCCCACCACCTGATCCCTTTTTAACGGAAGAATGCCTTCCATAACATGCGGACTGGGGGATATCCGTCTCCCGGTGCGGACCGGCTCCCCGCGGTACGAGCAGCCAGGCTCAGGAGCGGCCGCCGCATGTCGGGGAGCCGCAGTGTCCCGTCTATTTCGTCTGGACGGCAAAATAGAGTTCCCGCAAAGCCAGGAAATTCACCCAGTTCCGCAGGGCGTAGCCGCAGTTTTGCATGTTTTCGACCGTATAAACGTTGGTCTTGCCGCCGCTGGGATGCACGCCGTCTTTCGAGATGATCGAATTCTGCCAGCTGTCGCCCGGCCGCAAACGGACGCATGCCGCATGGAAATCGGCCAGCGGAACCGACATCTGCTCAGCCGTTTTCCGGATCACCGTGTTGGCGGCCGCGACGGCGTCGTCTTTTCCCTGACGCGGCGGAATGGTGTTCAGAATCGGGATACAGTGGGCGTCCAGACACTTTTGCACCACTTGCTGCAGGTCCTGCTCGTAGTTGGCCGGCAGCTTGCCGCCGGAAATATCGTTGGTGCCGATCATAATGATGGCGTACTCGGGCCGCTCCCGCTGGAGCACTTCGTCCACCGACTTCAATAGCTGCCCGACCCGCCAGCCGGAATAGTTGGCGAACTTGCCGCCTTTGTCCCGGGCGCCCAGGATGACATCTTTCCAGCGACGATCGCCTGGCTTTTGCGGCAGGCCATCGTCGGCCGGCAGGTACTTGTCGGGATCGTCCCAGCTCATCGCCGACCAGAACGCCATCGAATAGGTGATCGAATCGCCAAACTGCGCCACGTATCCGGCCTGCCCCTTGAAGCCCGCATGCACCTGCCGCATCGCGGCCAGCACCTCGGGCGACTGCTTGACGCTGGGCAGTTCGGGAGCATCGGCAGCGCTAACCGCCTTCACCGCGAGGCACGCCGGGAGCACCAGCAGGGACAGGAACAACATTCGCACGCCGGATCGCATTCGCTTCATGGCTTCTCTCGCGGGGAACATCAAAGTCAGCAGCATCGTTTCCACGGGAAGCGTCACCAAGGTTGACTCCCCGCCCAATTGCATCGAACGCGCATCGTAGCATGGCCGATTGCTGGAGAAAACAGTCGGCGGCTCCTCGGTGGCAGGGACGCAATCGGGGGCCTGCACAGAACGACCAGGCAGGGACGTTCACGGCCCCAGCAAGTTCTCCTGAGTGACGTTGAGGCCGGGGCGCCCGATGCGAGATCGAACAAGCGGAATCCAGAACGAACCCTCTGAGTAGCCGCTTCCCCCAGGCCGGAGGGAATCAAAGCGTGGTATCAAAACGCGATTTCTTCGCGTGGTATCAAATCGCGATTTCTTCGCTTTGCGGAGACTTCCTCACTCCGGCAGCGGTCGGCGTCGGTCCTGGTTCGTTGCCGCTATGTGACGCATCATCCGAAGCTGACGCCAGTTACCGCGATCGACGTCCAACCGCGCAGCGGGCGAGAAAATGCGGCCATCCATTGACGGTCCCACGCTGAAACGGCCTGGGCCTCTCTGACTTTCGGCCGAACTAATCGGAGTCAAGGGTGCGCTGGGCGATTGGCCCCAGTTCTGGAACATTCACCAGCCGTTGCAATGCCTCACGATAACTCGCCATCGCGCGATTGCTTTCGATTGCCCCCAGGGCGTTGTGCCGCACGTCAAGGTCCTCCGTTTCATTGCGGACGGTTGATTCCAGGCAATCCAGCACGCCTTCGACTTCTGGATAGGTCCAGAGTGCTTGTGCAGCGAACTGGCGAATCAGCTCTTCGTCATCGTTCCGGAGTACATTCAAGACGGCCTTTCCCAGACGGGCGTGGCTCTCAGCGGCGTCCTTTCGCATGACAAGCGACTTGAGAATCTCAATCCGCACCTCTTCGTCTTCATCAAAGTCTTCGAGTGTTGCCACAAATAGCGACACCACACGTTCATCAGGCACTTCCTCCAGCTGGACAACAATCCAGCATCGGTCGGCTTCGTCGCTTTCAAATTCCTGCAGAAGCTGTTCAATGTCTTTCATTTTTTCACTAGCTGAAGGTCACGATCAAACCCGATTCCGGTAGAGCAGCGAGCTGATTTGGCCGAATGAGAATGCGAGCATACACCGAGTCGGCATAGGTCTCTGAGCGATCAGCAATATAGTCGTAAATCGCAATCGCATCCTTTAACGCCCGTTCCGTCCAACGAACGTTCACCTTGCCGCCTTTTTACGCTGGATCTTGTGCTCGGCCAGTCGGCGCTGCATTTCAGCGGTGTCGATTAGCCGGCCAGCGGCCTCGCCTTCAAGTCCCGCATCGATCTGTTGCCGCACATAAAAACGGTATTGAACATCCTCCCAGGAAGCATCGTCAGGAAGTGTATCAAGTATAGCCTTGGCGGCATTTTTCACGGTTTCAGGCGTATGCGACATTGGGAATTCTCCTGTAAAGGCATTCTAACACGCCAGACCAGTTCCGTCGAATACCACCGGGAATCGGTTTTCCGTCGGATAACTCCGTGTCCTGCCCGCTGGCCCTTTTGAGTTGCGGGGGAAATCAAAGTCGACAGAATCGTTTCCACGGGAAGCGTCACCAAGGTTGACTCCCCGCCCAATTGCATCGAACGCGCATCGTAGCATGGCCGATTGCTGGAGAAAACAGTCGGCGGCTCCTCGGTGGCAGGGACGCAATCGGCGGCCTGCACAGAACGACCAGGCAGGGACGTTCACGGCCCCAGCCAGTTCTCCTGAGTGACGTTGAGGCCGGGGCGCCCGATGCGAGATCGAACAAGCGGAATCCAGAATGAACCCTTTGAGTAACCTCTTCCCCCAGGCCGGAGGGAATCAAAGCGTGGTATCAAATCGCAAATTCTTCGCGTGGTATCAAATCGCGATTTCTTCGCTTTGCGGAGACGGCCTCGCTGCGACTGCAGACGGCGCCCGCTCCTGATTCGTTGCCTCTTTGTGACGCATCCCTGGAAACTGACCGCAGTTACCGCGATCGGCGTCCAACCGCGCAGCATCGACCATCGGCGGAAAGGGATTCGGTGAACAACTGCGGCGGATCGCGGCAGACGGCTGAGAAGGGAGATTCCATGCCCGAGTGAAATTGGAAATGCGTTTGCAATCCCGTAGAGAACAATAGGAACCCGCCCTGGCCAAATCAACCGAATTCTGTCGGATCAGCCGGCGTCCCGCCTGGGCGTCTCGATTGTGGGGGGAAGACTTTCTCTACGGGGAAGCAAGTGGGACTCTCCAGGGATTGCCCCACACTGGCAATGCTTGGGTGGCCCCATTTTCGGCCAGCCGAAACAGATTCCACCACCGCTGTTACTGCGGCAAGGTTTCGATTTCTTTGCCATTCAGTGTCAGCTTCTTGAGCTGTTTGATATTAGGCAGGACCTCGACCATGGATTCACTCAAAGAACTCGAAGAAATAAAAATCTCTGTCAAACTATGGCTTTCGGCCAGGCTTTCCATCATTGGCCGATCGAGACCGTTTGAAAAAAACCTTAAACTTTCGAGGTTTTCCATGGAGGCAATGGATCGCATCCCCTCGGAATCAAATTGACCGGTTTCTGAATTCTGCCAACGGCGCCAAATCTCCAAGCTGCGCAGCTCGCTGCACTTTGCAATGCCTTCGGCATGTTCGTTTGTAAACTCACACCAGCGATAGTCCAAACACCTGAGCCCATGAATCCTCTGAATTTGCCTGATGTCAGAGCTGGTAAATTCACAAAAATCGATGCGCAGCTTTTGGAGAGACCGAAACTTCCTAAGGTCGTGCAGAATGCGACCATCCACCGAAAAACCAACGAGCACAAGCTCTTGAACCCCTTCGCTACTCAACCGATCGAGTTCCAGAACTGCCGACAACCACCGTTTGACTTGCCTGGGAGAGACGCCGTCGCCCGAGACACTCGCTCGATACTCCCCGCCAGGCATCTGCACAACGGTTCGCCCAAGAGAGGCTACGAGAAGCTCCTCGCGCGTGGGCGGATCGGGGGTAATCAGTCTCCAGACGGCAAGAGCGACTCCAAGAGCGACTCCAACGGAGGTGAATTCAATGAGAAGCGTTCGCAGTGAGTACCTGGGAATAGGGATGGCTTTATTCTCCCCGTTCGTTTCGCTCCGATGTTTGAAAAAGAACGAAAATGGCTGCCATTGAGAGAAAGAAGAATCCAAGATAAAACGCCCATGCCGTGGACACGATTACAAGTATCTTTGAAATATCAGCTCCCTGAAGGAACCAGAAATTAGCGCCTGCAAAACCGGTTTCGATACAGAAGTGTGACACCTTCAATGTGTTACCTGTCAAAACTAGAATGACGCCGAGGACTGCGCCCAAGACCCAGCTTATAACGAGAACAGATGCCGACTTTGCCATAGCGTTAAAATCTTCCAATCTGGCAGGGTCGACCTGTGAAAGAGAACCATTGCGGCCATTTATTCTCTGGCGATTCGAATTGGGTTGCAAGTCAATTTGCGTCATCCTACCGTGGGCAATCGCAGAGGGCGCCCCCTGCTGGCGAGTGCAGGGGTCGGCGGCTGCTGAATGCTGGCCTTGGGGATCGCGCGGCGGTAGGATGGGGCGTATCGGGTTGTTGCTGCAGGATGGACGGATGCCTGGCGCCCGATGCTTCTTTCGCTGAGATCTTTACGGAGGCTTCCTATGAACCAGGCGAACCGACGCAACTTCCTGAAAACGGCCGCAATGGGCGGCACGCTGGCCGGGCTGGGCGATCTGGCCTTTCTTTCCCGACTGTCGCCCGTCTCGGCGGCCGAGACCCAGCTGCCGGCGCCGACGGTGCAGCTGGAGGCCGGGCTGGAGCCGGTGGTGCGGTTGATCGAAGAAACGCCGCGGGACCAGCTGCTGGAACAGGTGGGCGCCCGGATTCGTAACGGGGACTGGAGCTATCGCGACGTCCTGGGTGGGTTGCTGCTGGCGGGAGTGCGGAACGTGGAGCCGCGGCCTTCGGTCGGTTTCAAATTCCACTCGGTGCTGGTCGTTAATTCGGCCCACCTGGCCGCCCAGTCTTCGCCCGCTTCGCAGCGCTGGCTGCCTATTTTCTGGTCGCTGGATTACTTCAAGGAAGCGGCCGCCAAAGATGTGGCCGAACGGGGCGACTGGCGGATGGCTCCCATCGACGACGGCGCGCTGCCTCGCCCCAGTCAGGCCCACCAGGCGTTTACCGCCGCCATGGACGACTGGAACGACGGCGCGGCCGATGTAGCGATCGCCAGTCTGGCCCGTTCCGCCGGCGTGAATGAAATCTATGAGATGTTCTTCCGCTATGGCGCCCGGGACTTTCGTTCGATCGGCCACAAAGCGATTTATGTGGCCAACAGCTATCGCACCCTGCAGTGCCTGGGCTGGAAAAACGCCGAACCCGTGCTACGGTCGCTGGCTTACGCCCTGCTGATGCACGAGGACTCTAACCCCCGCACTCGAGACGACGAAGCGGATCGCCCTTATCGACGGAACCTGGAACTGGCCCAAAAGATCCAGGGCGGCTGGCGGGACGGCAAGCTTGATGATGCAGCCACCTCCGAAATGCTGCAGACCCTGCGCACCGGCTCAAACGATGAAGCGTGCGACCTGGTCGTCGAACAGCTGAACCGCGGCGTGAGCCCGCAATCGGTATGGGACGCCCTGCATGTGGGCGCCGGCGAGCTGCTGATGCGTCAGCCGGGCATTGTGGGACTGCACGCGGTCACCACGACCAACGCCTTGCACTTTGCTTACCAGACCAGCGGCAACGATGAAACGCGTCGCCTGATGATGCTGCAGAACGCGGCCTTTTTGCCCATGTTCCGCGGCGCCATGCAGAGCCGCGGGAAGGTTCTGGACCTGAACGTACAGGAGCTGGAAGCGGCCAAAGTCGACGGCGATTCGGGCAAAGCGGTGGAGCAGATTTTCGCCGAAGTCAGCAGCGATCCGACCGCCGCCGCCCGCAGCACGCTGGGCTACCTGCAGCAGGGGAACTCGGCGAAGGAGTACATCGACGCGGCCCGGCTGATGGTGTTCCTCAAAGGGAACGACGCCCATGACTACAAGTTCAGCTCGGCGGCGCTGGAAGACTATTTCAAGCTCTCGCCCAACTGGCGGAATCTATACATGGCGTCGAGCGTGTTCAAGTTGAACGGCTCTGGCCAGCGCGATAACGGCCTGGTGCAGCGCACGCGGAACGCTTTGGCTTAATCGCCGGGGAAAGGTATCTGTGTTTGTCGACCAGGCAAAAAAGCGGCCAGCATAATGCTGGCCGCGGTATTGAATTCGAGCTGGAGAGATCAGTCCGATGCCCAGGGGGCAAGCAGGGAACGTCGATTTAATACCTGCCGGAAATCACAGCAGGCTTTCTGTCCTCTGCAGAATGCATAAGCACGCAGCAATTATTATCACGTCGCCGGCTTACGATTTGGCCGGTTTTTCGTCGGGGGCGATGATCATGCCTTCTTCAGGCTTGATCTCGTCCGGCTTGCCGTTCTTGGCCGCGTGGACGGAAGGACCGATCAGGGCGGTGAGCTGCTTTTCGTCCAGCTCTTCGTGTTCGACCAGGGCGTCGGCAATCTGCTTGAGCTTGCCGCGATTTTCGACCAGCATTTGCATCGCCCGTTCATCGGTTTCGTGCAGAATCCGGGCGACTTCTTCGTCGATCAGCTCCATCGTGTGTTCGCTGAACTGGCGCTGCTGGTGCATTTCGCGACCCAGGAACGGGTCTTCATCGCTCATTTTGTAGCTGACCGGACCCAGGCGTTCGGTCATGCCCCAGTTGGTAACCATGCGACGGGCCAGGCCGGTCGCCCTTTCCAGGTCGTTCTCGGCGCCGTTGGTGGCCTGGTTGTAGATCAGCTTTTCTGCGGCCCGGCCGCCCAGCATGGTGACCAGATGGTCGCGGAGCTGCGGTTCCGACATGCTTAAACGATCTTCCGACGGCAGCCAGTGCGTGGCTCCCAACGAACGGCCACGGGGGATGACGGTGACCTTGTGGACGCGATGCGCGCCGGGCAACAGCCAGGCCAGCAGGGCGTGGCCCGCTTCATGGTAGGCGGTCGATTCTTTCTCTTCGCCGCTGAGGACTTCGTCCCGCTTGGCGCCCATCAGGACTTTATCGCGGGCGTAGTTAAAGTCGGCCATCGACACGACGGACTTGTCGTTCCGGGCAGCCCAAAGCGCCGCTTCGTTGACGATGTTGCGGATATCGGCGCCGGTCAGACCGACAGCGGCGGCGGCGATGATATCCAGGTCGACATCGTCGGCCAGGGGCACATCGCGAACGTGGACCTGGAAAATTTCTTTACGGCCTTTGAGCGTGGGCCTGCCGACTGTAATGTGCCGATCAAAACGACCGGGACGCAGCAGGGCCGGGTCGAGAACGTCGGGCCGGTTGGTGGCGCCCAGGACGATCACCGAGTCGTTCGGCGTGAAGCCGTCCATCTCGCTGAGGATCTGGTTGAGCGTTTGTTCCCGTTCATCGTGACCGCCGCCCAGTCCGGCTCCGCGCTGGCGGCCGACTGCGTCGATCTCGTCGATAAAGATGATCGCCGGGGCCGATTCTTTGGCGTTTTTAAACAGATCGCGGACGCGGCTGGCGCCGACGCCGACGAACATCTGGATAAATTCAGAACCACTGACCGAGAAGTAGGGCACTTCGGCTTCGCCGGCGACCGCACGGGCCAGCAGCGTTTTGCCGGTGCCGGGCGGGCCGTTGAGCAGCACGCCCTTGGGGATACGTCCACCCAGGCGACGGAATTTCTCGGGGCTTTTGAGGAAGTCGACGATCTCCATCAGGTCGGCTTTGACGCCTTCCAGGCCGGCCACATCGGCGAAGGTGATGCGCTGCTTGGTCGCC is part of the Lignipirellula cremea genome and encodes:
- a CDS encoding leucine-rich repeat domain-containing protein; translated protein: MDSSFSQWQPFSFFFKHRSETNGENKAIPIPRYSLRTLLIEFTSVGVALGVALAVWRLITPDPPTREELLVASLGRTVVQMPGGEYRASVSGDGVSPRQVKRWLSAVLELDRLSSEGVQELVLVGFSVDGRILHDLRKFRSLQKLRIDFCEFTSSDIRQIQRIHGLRCLDYRWCEFTNEHAEGIAKCSELRSLEIWRRWQNSETGQFDSEGMRSIASMENLESLRFFSNGLDRPMMESLAESHSLTEIFISSSSLSESMVEVLPNIKQLKKLTLNGKEIETLPQ
- the ftsH gene encoding ATP-dependent zinc metalloprotease FtsH, which translates into the protein MIGWFLLWNGSAPVLQDYGFFEDQIRKGNVENVELTDEVARGTFIDPPLDPQAVIEAEKAAKEKAAKEKAAKETGDKEKTETTPAKEEKSAEIKRLAKNFEVQLPRSPEALKSLQDLLIEHNVAFKFAKGDNTTSILLMVMFLLPLGFVFFMWLSTRRARNEMMGGGGFLSGFSKSPAKRYEATKQRITFADVAGLEGVKADLMEIVDFLKSPEKFRRLGGRIPKGVLLNGPPGTGKTLLARAVAGEAEVPYFSVSGSEFIQMFVGVGASRVRDLFKNAKESAPAIIFIDEIDAVGRQRGAGLGGGHDEREQTLNQILSEMDGFTPNDSVIVLGATNRPDVLDPALLRPGRFDRHITVGRPTLKGRKEIFQVHVRDVPLADDVDLDIIAAAAVGLTGADIRNIVNEAALWAARNDKSVVSMADFNYARDKVLMGAKRDEVLSGEEKESTAYHEAGHALLAWLLPGAHRVHKVTVIPRGRSLGATHWLPSEDRLSMSEPQLRDHLVTMLGGRAAEKLIYNQATNGAENDLERATGLARRMVTNWGMTERLGPVSYKMSDEDPFLGREMHQQRQFSEHTMELIDEEVARILHETDERAMQMLVENRGKLKQIADALVEHEELDEKQLTALIGPSVHAAKNGKPDEIKPEEGMIIAPDEKPAKS
- a CDS encoding type II toxin-antitoxin system RelE/ParE family toxin gives rise to the protein MNVRWTERALKDAIAIYDYIADRSETYADSVYARILIRPNQLAALPESGLIVTFS
- a CDS encoding HEAT repeat domain-containing protein gives rise to the protein MKDIEQLLQEFESDEADRCWIVVQLEEVPDERVVSLFVATLEDFDEDEEVRIEILKSLVMRKDAAESHARLGKAVLNVLRNDDEELIRQFAAQALWTYPEVEGVLDCLESTVRNETEDLDVRHNALGAIESNRAMASYREALQRLVNVPELGPIAQRTLDSD
- a CDS encoding SGNH/GDSL hydrolase family protein, whose product is MTLPVETMLLTLMFPAREAMKRMRSGVRMLFLSLLVLPACLAVKAVSAADAPELPSVKQSPEVLAAMRQVHAGFKGQAGYVAQFGDSITYSMAFWSAMSWDDPDKYLPADDGLPQKPGDRRWKDVILGARDKGGKFANYSGWRVGQLLKSVDEVLQRERPEYAIIMIGTNDISGGKLPANYEQDLQQVVQKCLDAHCIPILNTIPPRQGKDDAVAAANTVIRKTAEQMSVPLADFHAACVRLRPGDSWQNSIISKDGVHPSGGKTNVYTVENMQNCGYALRNWVNFLALRELYFAVQTK
- a CDS encoding zinc-dependent metalloprotease → MFAGTLLRRCVFLALLFATAFVGRQAQAALPAHADVLKDFEEVVSTVDGKKSLFTIWVRKKDNQMLAELPKTFASQKYFIALTLAGGDQYAGLQSGDVYVYWRKYDDRLALIAPDLDTRSSGDNESKASVDRLFTGQVLLDLPIISIGPGGGPIIDMDYLLVQKSTVFFGSSAFNKALPQIYSIAEAKAFPGNVELAFEMPDTSGKLRTLHYSISLITEDPTFKPRLADERVGYFITSFSDLGKYADHETRVRFINRWNLQKADPKLRLSPPKEPLVFYIEHTTPIRYRRWVREGVLSWNRAFEKVGISDAIEVHYQDAASGAHMDKDPEDVRFNFVRWLNNDQGTAIGPSRVNPKTGQILDADIILTDGWIRHYRFQFEDLMPQLAMEGYGPDTLAWLADHPDWDPRLRMASPSQVEHLRSGIRMKSAQPYAGHPFAQADSKLMGSHDFDGLVGRTSQTNGMCLAAQGKAFDMALMHMTMTLAMDKEEAEKEDAKDEKEKDKEDPKSMIDGMPEEFIGPLLAHLVAHEVGHTLGLRHNFKASSIYSVEEINSDAVKGKKPLAGSVMDYTPVNIRYKSGAEQGDYAMTGIGPYDEWAIEYGYTSETDLKPILDRVADPNLVYATDEDAYGPDPLARRYDFGSDPLAYAKEQVDLAEHHRGRLLKGFVKDGESWSRVRRGYGLTLALQVRALSMMANWVGGVHVYRDKKGDTNGRAPLEVVDYAKQRAALEFVMKNSFHDEAFGLTPELLRWMTNDKWLDEFSNAIKDSTYPVHDSIMGVQSSTLTMILKPTTLQRVYDNEFRTPADEDALTLPELLDRVSKEIWSELDQKLDHKYTARAPMTSSLRRNLQREHLKRLIDLAMPGAGSQAAYKPISTLSVAELRRLGARIQKSLKDSGDKLDPYTRAHLEEAASVVSKALDAQYIYNANDLRSSGGFHSVFGRSDG
- a CDS encoding twin-arginine translocation signal domain-containing protein encodes the protein MNQANRRNFLKTAAMGGTLAGLGDLAFLSRLSPVSAAETQLPAPTVQLEAGLEPVVRLIEETPRDQLLEQVGARIRNGDWSYRDVLGGLLLAGVRNVEPRPSVGFKFHSVLVVNSAHLAAQSSPASQRWLPIFWSLDYFKEAAAKDVAERGDWRMAPIDDGALPRPSQAHQAFTAAMDDWNDGAADVAIASLARSAGVNEIYEMFFRYGARDFRSIGHKAIYVANSYRTLQCLGWKNAEPVLRSLAYALLMHEDSNPRTRDDEADRPYRRNLELAQKIQGGWRDGKLDDAATSEMLQTLRTGSNDEACDLVVEQLNRGVSPQSVWDALHVGAGELLMRQPGIVGLHAVTTTNALHFAYQTSGNDETRRLMMLQNAAFLPMFRGAMQSRGKVLDLNVQELEAAKVDGDSGKAVEQIFAEVSSDPTAAARSTLGYLQQGNSAKEYIDAARLMVFLKGNDAHDYKFSSAALEDYFKLSPNWRNLYMASSVFKLNGSGQRDNGLVQRTRNALA